One stretch of Streptomyces sp. NBC_01363 DNA includes these proteins:
- a CDS encoding NADH-quinone oxidoreductase subunit J, with the protein MEIAFVLVGIATLGAALVTVTTKQLVHAALWLVVTLGGLAVEYLLLTAEFIAWVQVLIYVGSVVVLLLFGLMLTRAPIGRSPDADSGNRWAALAVAVASAGALVWVVVDAFRTTWIDLDGPARGSTDVTGSFLFRHWVLPFEALSVLLLAALVGAIVLSRKRGKEQS; encoded by the coding sequence ATCGAGATCGCCTTCGTCCTCGTCGGCATCGCCACCCTCGGCGCGGCCCTCGTCACCGTCACGACCAAGCAGCTGGTGCATGCCGCCCTCTGGCTGGTCGTGACGCTCGGGGGTCTCGCCGTCGAGTACCTCCTGCTCACCGCTGAGTTCATCGCCTGGGTGCAGGTACTGATCTACGTCGGTTCCGTGGTCGTCCTTCTTCTCTTCGGGCTGATGCTCACCAGGGCCCCCATCGGCCGCTCCCCGGACGCCGACTCGGGCAACCGCTGGGCGGCCCTCGCCGTGGCCGTCGCCTCCGCCGGCGCGCTCGTCTGGGTCGTGGTCGACGCCTTCCGGACCACCTGGATCGACCTGGACGGACCGGCCCGGGGCTCGACCGACGTGACCGGCTCCTTCCTCTTCCGGCACTGGGTGCTGCCGTTCGAAGCACTCTCTGTCCTGCTGCTCGCCGCCCTCGTCGGCGCGATCGTCCTGTCCCGCAAGCGCGGTAAGGAGCAGAGCTGA
- a CDS encoding NADH-quinone oxidoreductase subunit I, giving the protein MPPIPGSGLAKGLAVTLRTMTRKTVTAQYPDVQPELPPRSRGVIALFEENCTVCMLCARECPDWCIYIDSHKETVPAATPGGRERSRNVLDRFAIDFSLCMYCGICIEVCPFDALFWSPEFEYAETDILELTHERDKLRAWMWTVPEPPALDPGAEEPKEIAAARKTAEKLEAQRAQEAQQAQQARQAQETQQNQSEAEGEE; this is encoded by the coding sequence ATGCCCCCGATCCCCGGCTCCGGCCTGGCCAAGGGCCTGGCCGTTACCCTGCGGACGATGACGAGGAAGACGGTCACCGCGCAGTATCCGGACGTCCAGCCCGAGCTCCCGCCCCGCTCCCGCGGCGTCATCGCGCTGTTCGAGGAGAACTGCACGGTCTGCATGCTCTGCGCCCGTGAGTGCCCCGACTGGTGCATCTACATCGACTCCCACAAGGAGACGGTGCCGGCCGCGACCCCGGGCGGCCGCGAGCGCAGCCGCAATGTCCTCGACCGCTTCGCCATCGACTTCTCGCTCTGCATGTACTGCGGTATCTGCATCGAGGTGTGCCCCTTCGACGCGCTGTTCTGGTCGCCGGAGTTCGAGTACGCGGAGACGGACATCCTCGAACTCACCCATGAGCGCGACAAGCTCCGCGCATGGATGTGGACGGTGCCGGAACCGCCGGCGCTCGACCCGGGCGCCGAGGAGCCGAAGGAGATCGCCGCCGCCCGCAAGACGGCGGAGAAACTCGAAGCCCAGCGCGCCCAGGAAGCCCAACAGGCACAGCAGGCCCGACAGGCTCAGGAAACCCAGCAGAACCAGAGCGAAGCAGAGGGGGAGGAGTGA